The Metabacillus sediminilitoris genome window below encodes:
- the yajC gene encoding preprotein translocase subunit YajC has protein sequence MDMLTTVLPLVLMFAIFYFLLIRPQQKQQKAVREMQSSLQKGDKIVTIGGLHGILDSIDEDKIVLKVGDGTRMTFDRRSIREVVKD, from the coding sequence ATGGATATGTTAACAACAGTACTACCTTTAGTTCTTATGTTTGCAATTTTTTATTTCTTGCTGATTCGTCCGCAGCAAAAGCAGCAAAAAGCGGTACGTGAGATGCAAAGCAGCCTTCAAAAAGGCGATAAAATTGTAACAATTGGCGGACTACACGGTATTTTAGATTCAATCGATGAAGATAAGATTGTTTTAAAAGTTGGTGACGGAACTCGTATGACGTTCGATCGTCGCTCAATTCGTGA
- the tgt gene encoding tRNA guanosine(34) transglycosylase Tgt: protein MSTSPIRYEHIKTCKQTGARLGKVHTPHGSFETPVFMPVGTLATVKTMSPEDLKEMGAGIILSNTYHLWLRPGNEIVKEAGGLHKFMNWDRAILTDSGGFQVFSLSDMRRIEEEGVHFRNHLNGDKLFLSPEKAMQIQNDLGSDIMMAFDECPPYPAEYDYMKKSVERTSRWAERCLEAHKRPDVQGLFGIIQGGEYEELRKQSARDLVSLDFPGYAVGGLSVGEPKDVMNRVLEFTTPLMPANKPRYLMGVGSPDSLIDGAIRGIDMFDCVLPTRIARNGTLMTSEGRLVVKNAKYAKDFGPLDPNCDCYTCRNYSRAYIRHLIKCDETFGLRLTSYHNLYFLVNLMENVRQAIREDRLGDFRDEFFEQYGFNKPNAKNF, encoded by the coding sequence GTGTCAACATCACCAATTCGTTACGAACATATAAAAACCTGTAAACAAACAGGAGCAAGGTTAGGTAAGGTGCATACTCCGCATGGCAGCTTTGAAACACCAGTCTTTATGCCGGTTGGTACACTTGCCACAGTGAAAACAATGTCTCCAGAAGATCTGAAAGAAATGGGAGCAGGTATTATTTTAAGTAATACTTATCATTTATGGCTTCGTCCTGGCAATGAAATTGTAAAAGAAGCCGGTGGTTTACATAAGTTTATGAACTGGGATCGTGCGATTTTAACAGATTCGGGCGGATTCCAGGTATTTAGTCTAAGTGATATGAGAAGAATTGAAGAAGAGGGTGTCCATTTCCGTAACCATCTAAACGGGGACAAGCTTTTCCTTTCTCCAGAAAAGGCTATGCAGATACAGAATGATTTAGGTTCTGATATTATGATGGCTTTTGATGAATGTCCACCGTATCCAGCTGAATATGATTATATGAAGAAATCAGTTGAACGTACTAGCCGATGGGCGGAACGTTGTCTGGAAGCTCATAAACGACCTGACGTACAAGGCTTATTTGGGATCATCCAAGGTGGAGAATATGAGGAATTACGTAAACAAAGTGCAAGGGATTTAGTTTCGTTAGATTTTCCAGGTTATGCCGTGGGTGGTTTATCTGTTGGTGAACCGAAAGATGTCATGAATCGTGTTCTTGAATTTACGACTCCACTTATGCCTGCAAATAAACCGCGATATTTAATGGGGGTGGGTTCACCTGATTCATTAATTGACGGAGCTATTCGTGGAATTGATATGTTCGATTGTGTACTGCCAACTCGTATTGCACGTAATGGAACATTGATGACAAGTGAAGGTCGTTTGGTTGTTAAGAATGCAAAATATGCAAAAGATTTCGGACCATTAGACCCGAATTGCGATTGTTATACATGTCGAAATTATTCACGAGCTTATATTCGTCATTTAATAAAATGTGACGAAACATTCGGATTAAGATTAACTTCTTATCATAATCTATATTTTCTGGTAAACTTAATGGAGAACGTAAGGCAAGCTATCCGTGAAGATCGTTTAGGCGATTTCCGCGATGAATTTTTTGAACAATATGGCTTTAATAAGCCGAATGCGAAAAACTTTTAA